One genomic window of Anticarsia gemmatalis isolate Benzon Research Colony breed Stoneville strain chromosome 23, ilAntGemm2 primary, whole genome shotgun sequence includes the following:
- the LOC142983126 gene encoding chymotrypsin-like elastase family member 2A encodes MKSTNPFKVALPAAMWLLLILSIARVNGQRATSIVGNSLVHARPCEDNSNILISYEPNRPPGEENQYQLNLGEEMGVHYNVIMTFDSDATVTLADSSVARIWPDSDGYFRIRFFKPAPTLGVTIKGPESGTIPYVTSIKLNNEEICKEPKIGFFDAFIQGYKDTAEISSPLPSDSCGRRKVVHTELIVNGQPTAPGDWPFHVALFKVEGKYFKYICGGTLLSKTLILTAAHCASIQGAPVLPESLNVVLGKHNLIGGDIAPQEREVFQVIIHPRYNAKNLNNDIALLKLKSEVVFDDYVQPACLWDTNSYKKLPGGEVFGTVAGWGLDNKDELSTTLQQVTLPKISEATCLKSNPVFFQKTLNSYKFCAGYTNGTSVCNGDSGGGFLIFVPDVAGDSTHKSGTWHVHGIVSMTLRRNDAPICDPNQYALFTDVAKYRDWVMGYLKE; translated from the exons atgaaaagtACCAACCCTTTTAAAGTCGCTTTACCGGCGGCTATGTGGCTTCTCCTTATATTATCCATAGCTAGAGTAAATGGACAGAGAGCAACAAGCATAGTTGGCAACAGTCTAGTCCATGCAAGACCATGTGAAGAcaactcaaatattttaatttcttatgaACCTAATAGACCACCAGGAGAAGAAAATCAGTATCAATTGAACTTGGGAGAAGAAATGGGTGTCCACTATAACGTTATAATGACATTTGATTCGGATGCTACCGTTACTTTG GCTGACTCATCAGTTGCACGGATATGGCCCGACAGCGATGGTTACTTCAGAATAAGGTTCTTTAAACCAGCTCCAACTCTTGGCGTTACCATCAAAGGCCCAGAATCGGGCACAATACCTTATGTGACAAGCATTAAACTGAACAATGAAGAAATTTGTAAGGAACCTAAAATT GGTTTCTTTGATGCGTTTATCCAAGGTTATAAAGATACAGCAGAGATCAGCAGTCCTCTGCCTAGCGATTCTTGTGGAAGACGTAAAGTAGTTCATACAGAACTGATAGTGAATGGACAGCCTACTGCGCCAGGAGACTGGCCGTTCCACGTGGCTCTGTTCAAGGTTGAAGGGAAATACTTTAAGTATATCTGCGGAGGAACTTTGCTTTCCAAGACTTTGATTCTTACAG CTGCCCACTGTGCTTCAATTCAAGGCGCCCCAGTCCTACCTGAAAGTTTAAACGTAGTTCTTGGTAAACACAATCTTATCGGAGGAGATATTGCACCACAAGAAAGAGAG GTGTTCCAAGTAATAATCCACCCAAGATACAACGCGAAGAACTTAAACAATGATATCGCACTACTGAAGCTGAAATCTGAAGTAGTCTTTGATGATTATGTTCAACCTGCCTGTCTGTGGGACACCAACTCTTACAAAAAACTTCCTGGAGGAGAGGTTTTTGGGACT GTAGCGGGCTGGGGTTTAGACAATAAGGACGAGCTGTCAACCACACTGCAACAAGTCACTCTACCCAAGATCTCAGAAGCAACGTGTCTTAAGAGCAACCCAGTGTTCTTCCAGAAGACGTTGAATTCATATAAATTTTGTGCTGGATATACTAATG GAACATCAGTCTGCAATGGTGACAGCGGCGGTGGCTTCCTAATCTTCGTGCCTGATGTAGCTGGAGACAGTACTCACAAATCAGGCACCTGGCACGTCCATGGTATCGTGTCAATGACCTTAAGAAGGAATGACGCGCCCATCTGTGACCCCAACCAGTATGCATTGTTTACAGACGTTGCGAAATATAGGGACTGGGTTATGGGGTATTTGAAAGAATAG